One window from the genome of Eucalyptus grandis isolate ANBG69807.140 chromosome 7, ASM1654582v1, whole genome shotgun sequence encodes:
- the LOC104454111 gene encoding uncharacterized protein LOC104454111, protein MASKTASYDMDCEDEDWLHKFNDEFFAENDLAERVSEDTFELMIDAFEKAFYCNPHDFLNDKPDPNLRLDIERKDVVEAVYRYWMKKRKQRRLALVRLFQGHQSRKAPLVPKPALRKRRSFKRQGSQHGRGKQPGLLQAMAAERDAIEEQSALRKVEEARASANRSMELAIVKRQRAQSLMGNADLAAYRATVALRIAEAAQVMESPDAAAAHFLD, encoded by the exons ATGGCCAGTAAGACCGCAAGTTATGACATGGACTGTGAAGATGAGGACTGGCTTCATAAAttcaatgatgagttctttgctGAAAATGATCTGGCTGAGCGTGTTTCAGAGGACACCTTTGAGCTTATGATTGATGCATTTGAGAAGGCTTTCTATTGCAATCCTCATGATTTCTTGAATGATAAACCAGACCCTAATCTTAGACTGGACATAGAGAGAAAGGATGTTGTGGAAGCTGTGTACCGTTATTGGATGAAGAAGCGGAAGCAGAGACGATTGGCATTGGTTAGATTATTTCAG GGTCATCAATCGAGGAAAGCTCCCTTGGTTCCAAAGCCTGCCCTGCGTAAGCGGAGGTCATTTAAAAGGCAGGGAAGCCAGCATGGACGAGGCAAGCAACCGGGTCTCTTGCAAG CAATGGCAGCGGAAAGAGATGCTATAGAGGAACAGAGCGCCTTGCGGAAAGTCGAGGAAGCTCGAGCATCAGCTAACAGGTCCATGGAACTCGCAATCGTGAAACGCCAGAGGGCTCAGTCCCTCATGGGAAACGCGGACTTGGCCGCCTACAGAGCCACCGTGGCTCTCAGGATTGCCGAAGCAGCTCAAGTCATGGAGTCCCCCGATGCAGCAGCCGCCCATTTTCTCGACTAA
- the LOC104454112 gene encoding pleiotropic drug resistance protein 2 has product MSQRMSLSASGKNWASASIREVWSTQGDAFQKSRREDDEEELKWAAIERLPTYDRLRKGMLKQALDDGRVGYAEVDVTNLGTHDKQHLIESILKVVEEDNERFLLRLRERTDRVGIETPKIEVRFEHLSVEGDAYVGTRALPTLLNSSLNAIEGVLSVVKLFPSKKRVVKILHDVSGIVKPSRMTLLLGPPGSGKTTLLQALSAKPDKDLRISGKVTYCGHELSEFVPQRTCAYISQHDLHHGEMTVRETLDFSGRCLGVGMRYEMLAELSRREKESGIKPDPEIDAFMKASAVAGQEMNIVTDYILKILGLDICADIMVGDEMRRGISGGQKKRVTTGEMLVGPAKALFMDEISTGLDSSTTFQIVRFMRQMVHIMDVTMIISLLQPAPETFELFDDIILLSEGQIVYEGPRENVLEFFESVGFRCPERKGVADFLQEVTSKKDQGQYWCKKNEPYRFVSVPDFVNHFSNFHIGQKLHQELAVPFDRTKAHPAALVKEKYGLSSWELFKACFAREWLLMKRSAFLYIFKTVQITIMSIIAMTVFIRSEMKPGTIEGGGKFYGALFFSLINVMFNGMAELAMTIFRLPVFFKQRDFLFYPAWAFGLPIWLLRIPISLMESAIWIILTYYPIGFAPSPSRFFRQLLAFFGVHQMALALFRFIAVLGRTQVVANTLGTFTLFLVFVLGGFIVAKDDIQPFMIWGYYVSPMMYGQNAICINEFLDKRWSIPNNDSRVSEPTIGRILLKYRGMFVEDYWYWICIGALLGFALLFNICFILALTYLNPLGDSKSITLDKDDKSEDKKQSTSNGKNKIVSSDMGSASTAPFFEGIDMAVMNTSDNAKSSVIAPVQLNAKRGMVLPFQPLSLAFSHVNYYVDMPTEMKSQGIEESRLQLLRDVSGAFRPGILTALVGVSGAGKTTLMDVLAGRKTGGYIEGSVSISGYPKNQETFARVSGYCEQNDIHSPNVTVYESLVCSAWLRLSKDVKMETQQQFVEEIMELVELHTLRNSLVGLPGVDGLSTEQRKRVTIAVELVANPSIIFMDEPTSGLDARAAAIVMRTVRNTVDTGRTVVCTIHQPSIDIFEAFDELFLMKRGGQVIYAGPLGQHSHKLVEYFEAIPGVPRIKNGYNPATWMLDVSSTAAEAQLGVDFAEIYANSELYNRNNQQLIKQLSTPEPGSTDLYFPTKYSQTFVTQCKACFWKQHWSYWRNPQYNAIRYFMTTVVGVMFGLIFWNKGGQIHKEQDLLNLLGAMYSAVLFLGATNTSSVQPVVAIERTVFYRERAAGMYSALPYAFAQVAIEAIYVAIQTLVYSLLLYSMIGFHWRVDKFLWFYYYILMCFIYFTLYGMMTVALTPSHQIAAIVMSFFLSFWNLFSGFLIPRMLIPVWWRWYYWASPVAWTIYGLVTSQIGDKENEVFVPEEGFIKVKDYLKQKKGFDYDFLGVVAVAHIGWVLLFFFVFAYGIRYLNFQRR; this is encoded by the exons ATGAGCCAGAGGATGAGCCTCTCGGCGAGCGGCAAGAACTGGGCCTCGGCGAGCATTCGCGAGGTGTGGAGCACGCAGGGTGATGCGTTCCAGAAGAGCAGGAGGGAGGATGACGAGGAAGAGCTGAAGTGGGCGGCGATCGAGCGGCTCCCAACGTACGACCGGCTGAGGAAGGGGATGCTGAAGCAGGCGTTGGATGATGGGAGAGTCGGCTATGCAGAGGTCGATGTCACGAACCTCGGAACACATGACAAGCAGCATCTCATAGAGAGCATATTGAAGGTGGTTGAAGAGGACAATGAGAGGTTCCTGCTCAGGCTGAGGGAGAGAACTGACAG GGTCGGGATTGAAACCCCCAAAATCGAAGTCCGCTTCGAGCATTTATCAGTGGAAGGAGACGCCTATGTCGGCACTCGGGCACTTCCTACTCTGCTGAATTCTTCCTTGAATGCTATAGAG GGAGTTCTTAGCGTGGTTAAGCTATTCCCATCCAAGAAGAGAGTAGTTAAGATACTGCACGACGTGAGTGGGATTGTAAAACCATCAAG GATGACATTGCTTCTGGGACCACCTGGATCGGGGAAAACCACCTTGCTGCAAGCACTTTCGGCGAAGCCCGACAAGGACCTAAGG ATATCTGGAAAAGTCACGTACTGTGGTCATGAACTGTCGGAATTCGTTCCCCAAAGAACATGTGCTTACATTAGCCAACATGATCTTCACCATGGAGAGATGACGGTGAGAGAGACACTGGATTTCTCGGGCCGTTGCTTAGGAGTCGGAATGAGATACGAAATGCTTGCTGAGCTGtcgagaagagagaaggaatcggGAATTAAACCGGATCCCGAGATAGATGCCTTCATGAAAGCCAGTGCAGTGGCAGGCCAAGAAATGAATATCGTGACGGATTACATTCTCAAG ATTCTGGGATTGGATATCTGCGCTGATATTATGGTGGGTGATGAAATGAGAAGAGGCATATCTGGGGGCCAGAAGAAGCGCGTCACCACCG GGGAAATGCTTGTTGGACCAGCCAAAGCTCTCTTCATGGACGAAATATCAACCGGGCTGGACAGTTCTACTACCTTCCAAATTGTTAGATTCATGAGGCAGATGGTTCACATCATGGATGTCACCATGATAATCTCCCTTCTGCAACCGGCTCCTGAAACATTTGAACTTTTCGACGATATCATCTTACTGTCAGAAGGACAGATTGTTTACGAGGGCCCAAGAGAAAACGTGCTCGAGTTTTTCGAAAGCGTGGGCTTCAGATGCCCGGAGAGGAAAGGCGTAGCCGATTTCTTGCAAGAAGTGACTTCCAAGAAAGACCAAGGACAGTACTGGTGCAAAAAGAACGAGCCTTACAGATTCGTCAGCGTACCCGATTTCGTCAACCACTTCAGTAACTTCCACATTGGTCAGAAACTCCATCAAGAGCTTGCGGTTCCTTTTGATAGGACTAAGGCCCATCCGGCTGCCCTAGTGAAGGAGAAGTACGGACTCTCCAGTTGGGAACTCTTTAAGGCATGCTTTGCGAGAGAGTGGCTGCTAATGAAGCGCAGCGCTTTCTTGTATATATTCAAGACGGTCCAAATCACCATCATGTCGATAATTGCCATGACAGTGTTCATAAGATCGGAAATGAAGCCCGGTACGATTGAAGGTGGAGGGAAGTTCTACGGCGCACTATTCTTCAGTCTCATTAACGTTATGTTCAATGGGATGGCGGAGCTCGCAATGACCATCTTTAGGCTTCCGGTATTTTTCAAGCAAAGGGATTTCTTGTTTTATCCTGCATGGGCCTTCGGCTTACCGATTTGGCTTCTTCGGATCCCGATTTCATTGATGGAGTCCGCAATATGGATAATTCTGACGTACTACCCCATCGGTTTTGCCCCATCCCCCAGTAG GTTTTTCCGTCAACTGCTGGCATTCTTTGGTGTGCACCAGATGGCTCTTGCACTTTTTCGGTTTATTGCCGTGCTTGGAAGGACACAGGTGGTGGCAAATACACTTGGTACCTTCacattgtttcttgtttttgtcctTGGTGGATTCATCGTCGCCAAAG ATGACATACAGCCATTTATGATATGGGGCTATTATGTTTCTCCAATGATGTACGGACAGAATGCCATATGCATAAATGAATTCCTTGACAAGAGATGGAGCATC cCCAATAACGACTCGAGAGTTTCTGAACCAACGATCGGGAGAATTCTTCTGAAGTACAGAGGAATGTTTGTCGAGGACTACTGGTATTGGATTTGCATTGGGGCACTCCTTGGCTTTGCTCTTCTTTTCAACATTTGCTTCATCCTGGCTCTCACTTACTTGAATC CTCTGGGAGattccaaatcaattacttTGGATAAAGATGACAAGAGTGAGGATAAGAAGCAGTCCACTTCAAATGGAAAGAATAAGATTGTGTCTTCAGATATGGGTTCAGCATCTACAGCCCCCTTCTTTGAAG GCATAGATATGGCCGTGATGAACACTTCGGACAATGCTAAGTCTAGCGTTATTGCTCCAGTGCAACTGAATGCTAAAAGAGGAATGGTTTTGCCGTTTCAGCCCTTGTCACTGGCATTTAGTCATGTGAACTACTATGTGGATATGCCCACC GAAATGAAGAGCCAAGGAATCGAAGAGAGCCGTCTTCAATTGTTAAGGGATGTGAGTGGTGCATTTAGGCCGGGCATTTTGACAGCACTAGTTGGTGTTAGCGGTGCAGGGAAGACCACTTTGATGGATGTTTTAGCAGGAAGGAAGACCGGCGGCTACATTGAAGGAAGTGTAAGTATTTCTGGCTACCCAAAGAATCAAGAAACTTTTGCTAGGGTCAGCGGCTACTGCGAGCAAAACGACATCCATTCACCGAATGTCACTGTTTATGAATCACTGGTGTGCTCAGCATGGTTACGTCTCTCTAAGGATGTGAAGATGGAAACTCAGCAG caatttgttgaagaaatcaTGGAATTGGTTGAGCTACATACTCTTAGGAACTCGCTAGTTGGACTGCCAGGAGTAGATGGCCTCTCAACCGAGCAACGAAAGAGAGTCACAATCGCCGTGGAACTTGTGGCCAATCCCTCCATCATCTTCATGGATGAGCCAACATCTGGCCTTGATGCTAGAGCTGCTGCTATCGTCATGCGTACTGTCAGAAACACGGTCGATACAGGGAGAACTGTCGTTTGCACCATTCACCAACCAAGCATAGACATTTTTGAAGCTTTTGATGAG TTGTTCTTGATGAAAAGAGGAGGACAAGTTATTTATGCCGGGCCCCTTGGTCAACATTCACACAAGCTCGTGGAGTACTTCGAG GCTATCCCAGGGGTTCCCAGGATAAAAAATGGTTATAATCCAGCAACATGGATGCTCGACGTCTCTTCTACAGCTGCTGAAGCCCAACTTGGAGTAGATTTTGCAGAGATCTATGCCAACTCTGAACTTTACAA TAGGAATAATCAGCAACTCATCAAACAGTTGAGCACTCCGGAACCTGGATCCACAGACCTTTACTTCCCGACTAAGTATTCTCAAACCTTTGTGACGCAATGCAAGGCTTGCTTCTGGAAGCAGCACTGGTCCTACTGGAGGAACCCTCAGTATAATGCAATCCGATACTTCATGACGACAGTTGTCGGGGTCATGTTCGGACTAATCTTTTGGAATAAGGGCGGCCAAAT ACATAAAGAGCAAGACTTATTAAATCTTTTGGGAGCTATGTACTCGGCTGTTCTTTTCCTGGGTGCCACCAACACTTCATCAGTTCAGCCAGTCGTTGCCATAGAGAGAACAGTTTTTTACCGAGAAAGAGCAGCAGGAATGTACTCAGCTTTGCCTTATGCATTTGCACAG GTAGCCATAGAGGCAATATACGTGGCAATCCAAACTTTGGTCTACAGTCTCCTCCTTTATTCCATGATCGGATTTCACTGGAGAGTCGACAAGTTCCTGTGGTTCTACTACTACATTCTAATGTGCTTCATCTATTTCACGTTGTATGGTATGATGACTGTTGCCCTCACCCCAAGTCACCAAATTGCGGCAATCGTCATGTCCTTCTTCCTCAGCTTCTGGAACCTGTTTTCTGGCTTCCTCATTCCCAGGATG CTAATTCCAGTGTGGTGGAGGTGGTACTATTGGGCATCGCCAGTGGCCTGGACAATCTATGGACTCGTGACATCTCAAATAGGcgacaaagaaaatgaagtcTTTGTTCCTGAAGAAGGTTTTATAAAGGTGAAGGACTACCTCAAGCAGAAGAAAGGTTTTGACTATGATTTCCTCGGAGTTGTTGCGGTGGCTCACATTGGTTGGgttctgctcttcttctttgtcttcgCCTATGGCATCAGATACCTCAACTTCCAAAGGAGATGA
- the LOC104455803 gene encoding protein GLUTELIN PRECURSOR ACCUMULATION 3: MHYWVRASSADFAGSLPQPRSGHTAVNIGKSKVIFFGGFKDKKFLNDLYVYDIENKLWFQPECTGSESDGQVGPCPRAFHVAVAIDCHMFVFGGRTSSDRLNDFWVLDTDIWQWSELTGFGDLPSTRDFAAASAIGNQKIVMFGGWDGKKWLSDVYLLDTISLEWLELSVSGSVPPPRCGHTATMVEKRLLVYGGRGGGGPIMGDLWALKGLIEGENEAPGWTQLKLPGQAPSPRCGHTVTSGGLYLLLFGGHGTGGWLSRYDIYYNDCIILDRVSAQWKRLATTNEPPPARAYHSMTSIGSRHLLFGGYDGKVTFGDFWWLVPEGDPIAKRLTASPPRNFHEDQGSTASNDGVLSAVEERKKEETAISELEKRLEISVSLSNPRCEIVDVSEDREFCELASRITGDKISSDGKDAIGVLRDHWKAVDPKAMPLKELGPLLRDYQRLITHHIEKGGSDIQSIETGLLGKEAYQFYHLRNATQLRMDDIPKLLAEYRKLLPG, encoded by the exons ATGCATTACTGGGTTCGAGCTTCTTCCGCCGATTTCGCCGGTTCTCTTCCTCAACCGCGcag CGGGCACACCGCGGTCAACATCGGCAAGTCAAAGGTGATCTTTTTCGGCGGTTTCAAAGACAAGAAATTCCTCAACGACTTATATGTTTACGACATTG AGAACAAATTGTGGTTTCAGCCGGAGTGCACTGGAAGTGAGTCTGATGGGCAGGTGGGTCCCTGCCCCAGAGCGTTTCATGTTGCTGTTGCGATTGATTGTCATATGTTTGTCTTCGGCGGTCGTACCAGTAGCGACAG ATTGAACGACTTTTGGGTCCTTGATACCG ATATATGGCAATGGTCGGAGCTCACTGGCTTCGGTGACTTGCCTTCTACGCGGGATTTTGCTGCAGCTTCAGCTATTGGAAACCAGAAAATAGTCAT GTTTGGTGGCTGGGATGGTAAAAAGTGGTTATCAGATGTGTATTTATTGGACACAA TATCACTTGAGTGGCTGGAGCTATCAGTTTCTGGATCCGTACCGCCTCCTCGATGTGGCCATACAGCTACCATGGTTGAGAAGCGCTTACTTGTCTATGGTGGCAGAG GAGGTGGTGGGCCAATCATGGGTGACTTGTGGGCTCTGAAGGGACTTATTGAAGGAG AGAATGAAGCACCTGGATGGACCCAATTAAAGCTCCCCGGGCAAGCTCCTTCACCTCGCTGTGGTCACACTGTTACTTCTGGAGGGCTCTAT CTCTTGTTGTTTGGAGGGCATGGAACTGGTGGCTGGCTGAGTCGCTATGATATTTACTACAATGACTGTATTATTTTAGACAGAG TTTCAGCGCAGTGGAAGCGCTTGGCTACTACCAATGAACCACCTCCAGCTCGTGCTTACCATTCTATGACATCTATTGGTTCACGTCATCTGTTATTTGGTGGTTACGATGGAAAGGTGACTTTTGGCGATTTCTGGTGGTTAGTTCCAGAAG GGGATCCCATTGCAAAGCGACTGACGGCCTCTCCTCCtagaaattttcatgaagatCAAGGTTCCACAGCGTCAAATGATGGCGTCCTTTCAGCAGTAGAG gaaaggaagaaggaagaaactgCAATTTCAGAGCTGGAGAAGAGATTAGAGATTTCTGTCTCGCTATCTAATCCACGGTGTGAAATTGTAGATGTGTCAGAGGACAGGGAATTTTGTGAACTGGCGTCGAGAATCACTGGAGATAAGATTTCGAGTGACGGAAAG GATGCAATTGGAGTTCTTCGTGACCACTGGAAGGCAGTGGACCCCAAGGCCATGCCACTCAAGGAGCTTGGTCCATTACTTCGTGATTACCAGCGCTTGATCACACACCATAT AGAAAAAGGTGGATCTGATATTCAATCGATTGAGACTGGACTGCTGGGGAAGGAGGCATATCAATTTTACCATTTGAGGAATGCAACTCAG TTGCGTATGGATGATATTCCAAAATTGCTGGCAGAGTACCGGAAACTCCTACCTGGCTGA
- the LOC104454113 gene encoding uncharacterized protein LOC104454113 has translation MQNLDQDKQDQRISSGMEDSNPMTVEELRARLLSERSVSKTARQRADELEKRVAELEEQLRIVALQRKKAEKATADVLALLENNGISDVSESYYSSSDQEVTPRKLKVCNDSNKGGESSVSSKQLGPESEEFSGTEFDSASGRNLSWKGRKDSSRSHGKYKDTSIRRQTSLATMSSSSKQRPGKSCRQVRHKDQRLESTEVTNGSAKVDSQENEDVKSSETCQDSSEIGCDVFRDDPELHLGKAVSHSPVSGQVENEGNVVNSILKSNEDGAERDMERALEHQAQLIGQYEAMEKAQQDWEEKFRESNSATPDSCDPGNYSDVTEDRDEIKHQAPYTPQTRAMQTVKCKLGTEDASTDNKLLGTQSESFHRGPQPGVESAQGQKYSIAVDNSPSQEHIHSMSSRKGKQESLASNYSPAQDPHNMGYGDPQGKQSAHGFSPSVSDSSHKVEAFGNQAGHNALVPHATAGAHGVLDSLKKAKLLLQNKMMRMPVSDHGPLQKAIEPSFHNIDIGGKMDIPGGSPGLFRVPTDFSLDAAKANLLGSSSRLGLAGTYPETRAALSSNDRSLSSHYSESRASFFRDDRYISSPLTEDARMIFPRPSSFNPYLDHRVPSSYTTYPPYSFHTETMLGMPTSEGFPQTLSGSAGASSHTDPFLLHGGLSRPYMYR, from the exons ATGCAGAATCTTGATCAAGATAAGCAAGATCAGAG gATAAGTTCTGGCATGGAAGATTCAAATCCGATGACTGTTGAGGAACTTCGAGCTCGATTACTGTCGGAGAGATCAGTCTCTAAAACTGCAAGGCAAAGAGCTGACGAATTGGAAAAACGG GTAGCGGAGCTGGAGGAGCAGTTGAGGATTGTGGCTTTGCAAAGGAAGAAGGCTGAGAAGGCTACAGCTGATGTTCTTGCTCTATTGGAGAATAATGGCATTAGTGATGTTTCTGAGTCATATTACTCAAGTTCGGATCAGGAAGTGACACCACGTAAGCTGAAAGTCTGTAATGATTCAAACAAAGGAGGAGAGAGCTCTGTTAGTTCAAAACAACTAGGGCCCGAATCAGAGGAATTTTCAGGTACCGAGTTTGATTCTGCATCTGGTAGAAACTTGTCCTGGAAAGGCCGAAAGGATTCCTCACGATCTCATGGGAAATATAAGGATACTTCTATAAGAAGGCAAACCAGTCTTGCAACAATGTCCTCATCTTCAAAACAACGCCCAGGAAAATCATGCCGTCAAGTAAGACATAAAGATCAAAG ACTAGAATCCACTGAGGTCACGAATGGGTCTGCTAAAGTTGATtctcaagaaaatgaagatgtcAAATCTTCCGAGACTTGCCAAGATTCATCTGAAATAGGGTGTGATGTCTTTAGAGACGATCCTGAATTGCACTTAGGAAAGGCAGTGAGCCACAGTCCAGTTTCAGGACAggtagaaaatgaaggaaatgtAGTCAATAGTATCCTTAAGAGCAATGAAGATGGAGCAGAGAGAGACATGGAAAGGGCACTAGAACATCAAGCACAACTCATTGGCCAATATGAAGCAATGGAAAAGGCACAACAAGATTGGGAAGAGAAGTTCAGAGAAAGTAATAGCGCTACTCCG GATTCATGTGATCCTGGTAACTACTCGGATGTTACTGAGGATAGGGATGAAATAAAGCACCAAGCTCCATATACTCCACAGACAAGGGCAATGCAAACCGTCAAATGTAAACTTGGCACTGAGGATGCTTCTACTGATAACAAATTGTTGGGAACTCAATCAGAAAGCTTCCACCGAGGTCCGCAGCCCGGAGTGGAATCCGCACAAGGTCAGAAATATTCTATAGCAGTTGATAATTCCCCCAGTCAAGAACATATACATTCAATGTCAAGTAGAAAAGGTAAACAAGAGAGCCTGGCAAGCAACTATTCACCGGCACAAGACCCCCATAATATGGGTTATGGTGATCCTCAAGGGAAGCAGTCAGCACATGGTTTTTCACCTTCTGTGAGTGACTCGTCTCATAAAGTCGAAGCTTTCGGAAACCAAGCAGGACACAATGCCCTAGTTCCACATGCAACAGCCGGAGCGCATGGTGTCCTTGATTCGCTCAAAAAGGCTAAATTACTGCTGCAAAACAAAATGATGAGAATGCCAGTTTCAGATCACGGACCTCTTCAAAAAGCAATTGAACCGTCTTTCCACAATATTGATATTGGGGGCAAGATGGATATTCCCGGTGGATCTCCCGGCCTTTTCAGAGTCCCAACAGATTTTTCACTTGATGCAGCAAAAGCCAATTTGCTGGGTTCCAGTTCTCGGTTGGGGTTAGCGGGTACTTACCCAGAAACTAGAGCTGCGCTGTCTTCCAATGACCGATCTTTAAGCAGTCACTACTCAGAAAGCAGGGCAAGTTTTTTCAGAGATGATAGATATATCTCCAGCCCACTCACAGAGGATGCAAGAATGATTTTCCCTAGACCATCATCATTCAACCCTTACTTGGACCACCGTGTTCCCAGTTCTTACACAACATATCCTCCTTACAGTTTTCATACAGAAACAATGTTGGGAATGCCCACGAGTGAAGGGTTTCCACAAACTCTTTCAGGTT